In Pungitius pungitius chromosome 2, fPunPun2.1, whole genome shotgun sequence, a single window of DNA contains:
- the chst11 gene encoding carbohydrate sulfotransferase 11 isoform X2: MKQTLSELLRMSRICRMLFATCLGSFILVIFYFQIMRRNPFVVDGCCRKGSRNALQELYNPTQPELSGAAVLHQARRDQVVDACRVYSASSRKRRVLTPGDLKHLVVDEDHELIYCYVPKVACTNWKRVMMVLTGRGKYSDPMDIPSNEAHIPSNLKTLNQYSIAEINHRLKNYLKFLFVREPFERLVSAYRNKFTLKYNSSFHKRFGTRIIRRYRKNATQDALFHGADVKFKEFTEYLVDPATQRDGPLNEHWQTVYQLCHPCHIHYDLVGKYETLEEDANYVLRLVGVGDSLRFPSYAKSTRTTDAMTAQFFSNISTQQQIQLYQLYKLDFLMFNYTTPSYLRLD, encoded by the exons TCATGCGGAGGAACCCCTTTGTGGTGGACGGCTGCTGTAGGAAAGGGTCCCGAAACGCCCTGCAGGAGCTCTACAACCCAACACAG CCGGAGCTGTCTGGAGCAGCCGTGCTCCACCAGGCCCGGCGGGATCAGGTGGTTGATGCCTGTCGAGTCTACAGTGCGTCCAGCCGGAAGCGCAGAGTCCTGACACCCGGAGACCTCAAACACCTCGTGGTGGACGAAGACCACGAGCTCATCTACTGCTACGTCCCCAAGGTGGCCTGTACCAACTGGAAACGCGTCATGATGGTGCTCACAGGCCGGGGCAAATACAG TGACCCGATGGATATCCCTTCCAATGAAGCCCACATCCCGTCCAACCTGAAGACCCTGAACCAGTACAGTATTGCTGAGATCAACCACCGCCTCAAGAACTACCTCAAATTCCTCTTTGTTCGCGAGCCCTTCGAGAGGCTGGTCTCAGCGTACCGCAACAAGTTCACCCTCAAGTACAACTCGTCCTTCCACAAGCGCTTCGGCACCCGCATCATCCGCCGCTACCGCAAGAATGCCACGCAGGACGCCTTGTTCCACGGAGCCGACGTCAAATTTAAGGAATTCACAGAGTACCTGGTGGACCCGGCGACGCAGCGCGACGGCCCGCTCAATGAGCACTGGCAGACCGTGTACCAGCTCTGTCACCCTTGTCACATCCACTACGACCTGGTGGGCAAGTACGAGACTCTGGAAGAGGACGCTAACTACGTGTTGCGGCTGGTGGGAGTTGGCGACTCCTTGCGCTTCCCGAGCTATGCCAAGTCCACCCGCACCACGGATGCCATGACGGCCCAGTTCTTCAGCAATATCAGCACCCAGCAGCAGATCCAGCTCTACCAGCTTTACAAGTTGGACTTCCTGATGTTCAACTACACCACACCCAGCTACCTCCGGCTGGACTGA